The DNA window GTTTTCGACAACCTGGAACGCTTTGCCAAAGACATCGGCCCTGGACGCACCATCGAACCTGGGGACCTCCGCAACAGCCACTTCTTCACCACCATTGTCTCACCCGAAGACGACTCCGCGCACATGCCCCCGGAAAAAACCCTTTCGGACAAACAAATCGCCACCATCCGCGAATGGATTCTCGCCGGAGCCCCATTGCCAGGGATGACCCCCGCCGCAGCAACTGCTCCCGTCACCGCTCCAGCTCCTGCCGCACCAGCCCCTGCTGCTGCGGTCGCCGCCGCCCCTCAATCCTGGACCAATACCGAAGGCAAAGTTATCCAGGCCACCAAACTCCGACTTGAAGGCGAAAACGTCGTTCTGCAAATGGCCAACGGCGTGGTTTACAACTACCCTCTCAGCAAACTCTCCCCCGAGAGCCAGGCCCAGGCCAAAGCTGGCCAGTAATTGTTGGCTCAATCGCGTGGTTCCAAGATTCCAGATGTTTCACATCCGCCAGTGGGTTGATTTTATCTTCGGCAAGCATCGTCTCGAATC is part of the Phragmitibacter flavus genome and encodes:
- a CDS encoding c-type cytochrome domain-containing protein: MKSSITPVLTVLLGSTSAFAVDFKRDVQPILKAECYECHSEEADKEKGGYVFDNLERFAKDIGPGRTIEPGDLRNSHFFTTIVSPEDDSAHMPPEKTLSDKQIATIREWILAGAPLPGMTPAAATAPVTAPAPAAPAPAAAVAAAPQSWTNTEGKVIQATKLRLEGENVVLQMANGVVYNYPLSKLSPESQAQAKAGQ